The sequence TGGCCTGGGTAACAAGCTCCTCGAGCTCCAAATAGCGCCCCGTATGCAACCATTCCGACACCCTAAAGCCCGCAACAGCCTTAACTGACCCATCAGTCAGTACCGCCAACTGATAACCCGTACTGCGCTGCATTCGCTCTACACTCGCCACAAAACCCTCTAACTGTAAGTGCGGCCTAAGCTCTAACATTAAAGGGAAACAACCTTTAATAGTCGATACTCTCTGAGCTATTTCTATTTCCAATAGCTATGCCTCCTTTCCTCAGCACAATGTAATTAGATCTGTAAACTCGGCAAGGTTACTTTGCACTCGGCATTTGAACGAGTTCAGACACTTCTAGCGAACCCCCAATATCCAAAAAGGGGCATGCCTTTGCCATTTCAAGCGCCGCCTCAATAGATTCAGCCTGCACGATAGAATACCCGGACATCCCCGTAACACCGCCCACACTAACCTCACCGCCTGGAGATACCACAGATGTGCCCTTTAACGGGTTGGCAGGGCTGACTAACGATTCACCTAAAGACGCCAGCCATTCTTGATATTGAGCAAAATGCTTCTGCCCTTCCTTTGGACTGGACGGCTGATTACCGCCGATGTAACTCATAAAATATTGCGCCATGCTGATCTCCCTATTATCCAACACCGTTAAGATCCCCACTTTGAAACACTCACGACAAGCCGTCAACTAGCGTAGCAAGTCATTGCACATCATCTCGCTAAACCCGGCGACCAACAGTAAAATCAACGGCAACCGTAAAAGCATTGCTCTGCAGCCTAAAGCTAAACCACTAATTTTTTATCGTTGGAGCCACTTCTCAACAAAAAAAAGCAGCGCACCGTCTAAGGGTAACGCTGCTTTTTAAATACTAAAAAGACTTACGATTAACGAAGATACCGCTAACGATTGCCAGAAGGGCCATTATTACTCGGCTTGCTAGCGCCAGCACTGCGTCGACCGCCACTAGGTTTTGCGCTCGCGCCAGCCCCACTTGGCTTGCGAGAATCACGGCCTCCACCAGCCGGTTTCCCTGAAGCGCTGCGACCATCGCCACCGCCCGTACGCCGGCCGCGTGCAACATCGCCAGAACGCTGGCCGTCGCGATGCCCGCTCGTAGGCTTCTTAGGCTTTTTAGGCTTAAAAGGCCGTGTATCAAGCCTAGATTCGGGCAGGTCATGGACGGGCTCGAAACCGTCCACCAATTCACGCGGAATTAACTTTTTAATCAAGCGCTCTATGCCCGCCAAACAATCAAACTCGTCCGCACTGACCAAGGATATCGCTTCGCCTGACGCGCCCGCGCGACCAGTGCGACCAATCCGATGCACGTAGTCTTCGGAAACATTGGGCAAATCAACATTCACAACATGAGGAAGATGATCAATATCTAACCCCCTTGCAGCGATATCAGTTGCCACCAACGCGCGAACCTTACCTTGCTTAAATTCCGCTAACGCCTTAGTACGCGCACCCTGACTTTTATTGCCATGAATTGCGGCGGCGTTTATGCCTTGCTCCTCCAAGAATCGCGCTAACTTATTAGCACCATGCTTGGTTCGGCTAAACACCAACACCTGCTTCCAATTATTGTGCCCAATTAAATAAGCCAGCAATGCCGGCTTACGTTTTTTATCTACCGGGTGTATCACCTGCTTTACGGTTGTAGCAGTAGCATTTCGGGGCGTAACCGAGAACTCAACAGGGTTATGAATAATCCCTTTCGCTAAGTTACGAATATCATCGGAAAAGGTTGCCGAGAACAATAAGTTCTGTCGCTTTGCTGGCAATGCTGCAAGAATTTTTTTAATGTCGTGGATAAAGCCCATATCCAACATGCGGTCAGCTTCATCTAACACCAACACTTCCAGTTGCTTAAAATTAATGGCATTTTGATTATATAAATCGAGTAAACGGCCCGGTGTAGCCACGAGCACGTCAGCGCCTCTGCGGAGCTTTTGCATTTGAGGGTTAATCTTAACGCCACCAAATACAACAGTAGAGCGCAACCCAGGAAGATGTTTACTATAAGTTTCAACGCTTTCGGCAACCTGAGCGGCCAACTCGCGCGTGGGCGTTAAAATAAGCGCACGCACTTGATTGCCCCGAGCCGGCGCACCTTTACTTAGAATCTGTAGAATGGGCAGAGTAAAGCCTGCCGTTTTTCCCGTGCCAGTTTGTGCGGCAGCCATGACATCGCGACCTTCCAATACTGCAGGAATGGCTTTCTCTTGCACGGGTGAAGGTGTTTCGTAACCTTGCTCGGCTACGGCTTTAGCGATGGGTTCGGATAACCCGAGGGACGTAAAACTCATAAATTACTCTTGGAAAGTGCTAATACAACGCTGCAGGCCTTTGCTGAGCCTACGAAATGGGGGCGCAGTGTACAGGATTTGTACAGTGAATGCTTGGCTATTTTGTCGTTAAAATTCTTTTTTTTACCTCTATAGACACCAAATTATTCGCTCAACATTCAACCATTTAGCACACCTTATACTTTCGTAATGGAATGGACACTATGAATACTCTCTTACATTTTCAACTATTTGCGCAGTACAACAAACGGATGAATGCACAAATAATTGACGCAACCTCATCCCTTACTCATGTGCAGTTAAGGCAATCCGCAGGCGCTTTTTTTGACTCCATTTTAGGAACGCTCAATCACGTGATAGTGGGTGATTTGTTGTGGCTAAATCGCTTTTCAGCTCACCGTGATTACTATCACGTGTTATTCGAACTGTCCTCGCTCCCCATGCCCACACACCTAAATCAACTTCTATTAACGGATAGACATGAGCTAGTCGTCTTACGAAAAAAATTAGACGGCATGATAGTCGCTTGGGCGGAACACAACATTACTATAGATGACCTTTCAGCCAACTTTTCCTATCAAAGCATGACAGGAATAAACGTAAGCAAAAATTTCGGCGAGGTATTAAGTCATTTTTTTAACCACCAAACCCACCACAGAGGGCAGATTTCGACGCTACTGTTCCAACAGGGTATCGATTTAGGCATAACCGATTTTATAATTGATATACCCGACATGTAATGTGAGAGCGAGGCCCCACATTTAAAATCCGTGCCAAACACGCTATTATTTCTTACCCTAAAAATTCTAACCGAGAATGCAATCTACCCCTAACGTCAAAACATAACAAGGAAGTCGTCTATGCACATTTTAATTGCCGCCATTACAGCGCTCGCAGGATTTGCGTGGGCGCTCCACAGCTTACAAAATTCAGGCCTTGACCTTAATGCTTTCAATCCTTTTTATTGGGTTCGCAGGCGTCAGTGGCAAAAACAACTCGGCACAAAAGCTATTCATAGGCTTGAAAACCCCATGGAGGCCGCTACCCTACTTATTGTCGCTACCGCGCGGCTAGACGGCGACATTACACGAGAGCACAAACAAGAAATTATTCAACTTTTTATAACCGAATTTTCGGTCACTAGCCACACTGCAACAGAATTTCTTGCCGTCGCCTCACATATGCTGGCTAATGTTTTCAATATTACAGAGGAAGTGCGGTTAATACTCGCACCTAGCATAAGTGAGTACTTACCTCGACACAAAGTCTCATTACTTGAGATGATGAACAAAACTGCACAAAGGGAAGGTGCTGCAAGCAAAGACCAGCAAGCATTAATCGATGCTGTAAAACGAGAACTCGACAGCGCTGAAGAGCTGGCTAAGCCGTGGTAAACAAACCAAACAAGACGCTCTCAAACGCCTACGTTATTACCCTAAAAGCATGCAAACTAAGGTGCCCATCCAGCAAGCGATCCGGATGGTAATCCACCTTTATTGCGCTAACGTCAACGTACGTCCTCATAAAAAACCATTTGTGACTGTCGACAACAATATTTCTATAGCTGTCTGGGCAAACACCCAGACAGCTAATGTAACCCTAGCTCGCTACAACACTTCGATCAGCAACCATTCGATCGGAAAAGGTAGCTTTCACCAACCGAGCAATTTCACTGGCCTCACTTACGCCTTCTAGCCCACGGATTTTTTCCACGAATTCGTCTTCCTCTGCCCGCTTAACAAATTCGCTAGCCGTTAAGCAAACACCTTTTAAATTCTGGTATCCGTCGTGCCCAACAATAGTGTAAAGCTGAGCAATATCAACCCAAAACAATGTTAACCGCTCTATTATCTGAAGGTTCTGCGAGACTGTCACCGGCGAAATATTAGCGAGTGCTGCCATACTCTCAACACCCTCCTCTTCGAGACGAAGAATTTGCCAGCGGGAAATGCCCGGCAGCGCGGAAAGACTCCCTGAGCTACCCTGTGCACCCGAACCAATTTTTGAAACCGATTCGATTAGCATACTCATCGCCGTAAGTGGAAACATTCCAATTAAAAACATAAAGAATGCAACACCCTGTTCAGCATCAACCAGACCTGTTTCGGGTAACACCAACGCAATGCCGTACGTAATTAAGAATTTTTTGAATAACAAACTATAGACGCGCGTACTGATAACATCATGATGAATAAGTTTCGTAAAAAAGTAACCAATAAGGTGTAGGTACCAACCAAAGAAACCCGCAATTACGGGTGTCATAGTGTACGATTTTATATAGATGGGTAGCGTGTTATCTTTTTGGATATCCGCGACTATAAAAAACTGGCGGAGCGTACTAGCGCCGCGACCATCGGGATTAGCAATATAAATCCAACCCAAAGCCAAAATAAGAGCGACTAAAAACTTTAAAAACCAGTTTGACCATGTGCACTGCATGCGCAAAGAGGAGCTAAGATTAATGCGTTCAGAAGTGCCAAGACCGTACCCCATAAGCATATAAGGCAACAATACCATCACCGCCACTACGCCTGCATTCGAAAGAAATATGCTATCAATTTTACTATCTACATCCCGCACAAGTGATTCAAAATCTATTGCCCGCTCGACATTAACATTCGCTATTGTCTCGGGCGCTTCTAGCGAATCAGCGGCGCTTACCTGCAGTTGATAGGTTTCATGATAATGACAAATGTCCACGGCCCACGAACAGCTGGCGGCATCGACAGTTCCATCTTGACTAAAACAACCTGCACCAGACAATCCATTAGCGGCCGCCAACTCTTCCGATTGAAGTGATTCATGTATTTCTTCACACTGAAACCCTTTTATTTCGACTCCAACCTGCTGAGCTCGATCGTGGTACCCGTAAATAATCAGGGCACAAGCCAGCAAGGCTGGCAGCGTATAAAAAAATGTTATTTTAAACCGATCCATTATTCCCACCACCTACTATTCTTATACGGT is a genomic window of Teredinibacter purpureus containing:
- a CDS encoding GNAT family N-acetyltransferase; its protein translation is MEIEIAQRVSTIKGCFPLMLELRPHLQLEGFVASVERMQRSTGYQLAVLTDGSVKAVAGFRVSEWLHTGRYLELEELVTQATERSRGYGGALFDWLCNYARDEKCNEVRLVSGVARERAHAFYQKKGMVFEAKYYSMCVK
- a CDS encoding YciI family protein, whose translation is MAQYFMSYIGGNQPSSPKEGQKHFAQYQEWLASLGESLVSPANPLKGTSVVSPGGEVSVGGVTGMSGYSIVQAESIEAALEMAKACPFLDIGGSLEVSELVQMPSAK
- a CDS encoding DEAD/DEAH box helicase: MSFTSLGLSEPIAKAVAEQGYETPSPVQEKAIPAVLEGRDVMAAAQTGTGKTAGFTLPILQILSKGAPARGNQVRALILTPTRELAAQVAESVETYSKHLPGLRSTVVFGGVKINPQMQKLRRGADVLVATPGRLLDLYNQNAINFKQLEVLVLDEADRMLDMGFIHDIKKILAALPAKRQNLLFSATFSDDIRNLAKGIIHNPVEFSVTPRNATATTVKQVIHPVDKKRKPALLAYLIGHNNWKQVLVFSRTKHGANKLARFLEEQGINAAAIHGNKSQGARTKALAEFKQGKVRALVATDIAARGLDIDHLPHVVNVDLPNVSEDYVHRIGRTGRAGASGEAISLVSADEFDCLAGIERLIKKLIPRELVDGFEPVHDLPESRLDTRPFKPKKPKKPTSGHRDGQRSGDVARGRRTGGGDGRSASGKPAGGGRDSRKPSGAGASAKPSGGRRSAGASKPSNNGPSGNR
- a CDS encoding DinB family protein, translated to MNTLLHFQLFAQYNKRMNAQIIDATSSLTHVQLRQSAGAFFDSILGTLNHVIVGDLLWLNRFSAHRDYYHVLFELSSLPMPTHLNQLLLTDRHELVVLRKKLDGMIVAWAEHNITIDDLSANFSYQSMTGINVSKNFGEVLSHFFNHQTHHRGQISTLLFQQGIDLGITDFIIDIPDM